A DNA window from Microcystis aeruginosa NIES-843 contains the following coding sequences:
- the purD gene encoding phosphoribosylamine--glycine ligase, which yields MKIIVIGSGGREHALAWKLLQSPEVEQVFCIPGNGGTAILPQCENIPIAMEDFAEISRFARENCVDLVVVGPEYPLSLGITDHLLGQEIAVFGPTQTGALIESSKSWAKELMSEAAVITAVSETFTDAELAKTYIREQGAPIVVKADGLAAGKGVIVAETVDTALEAIDDLFTGGFTKVVVEEFLEGEEVSILTLTDGISFRSLLPAQDHKRIGEGDTGKNTGGMGVYAPAPIATAAIIEAVNRDILAPIVATLQKRGIDYRGVLYAGLMISPAGEPKVLEFNCRFGDPETQAVLPLLETPLAPLLLACAQQKLTDFPSLQWRSGSAVCVVAASAGYPDHYEKGQLITGIKAAETAGAIVFHAGTVLKHGDIFTDGGRVLGVTAMGANFNQAIELAYQSVKRIHFQGIYYRRDIGHRVREK from the coding sequence GTGAAAATTATCGTTATCGGCAGTGGTGGTCGAGAACACGCCTTGGCTTGGAAACTGCTGCAATCGCCCGAAGTAGAACAAGTGTTCTGTATTCCAGGTAATGGGGGAACGGCAATTTTACCTCAATGTGAAAATATCCCCATAGCAATGGAGGATTTTGCCGAAATTAGCCGCTTTGCCCGAGAAAATTGCGTCGATCTCGTGGTTGTCGGGCCAGAATATCCCCTCTCCCTCGGCATTACCGATCATCTTCTCGGCCAAGAAATTGCCGTTTTTGGCCCCACACAAACCGGGGCCTTAATTGAATCGAGCAAATCCTGGGCAAAAGAATTAATGAGCGAAGCAGCAGTTATCACCGCCGTCTCGGAAACCTTTACCGATGCAGAATTAGCAAAAACTTATATCCGAGAGCAAGGAGCGCCAATTGTGGTGAAAGCTGACGGATTAGCCGCAGGAAAAGGGGTAATTGTCGCCGAAACCGTAGATACGGCCCTAGAAGCGATCGATGATCTTTTTACCGGTGGCTTTACTAAAGTGGTGGTGGAAGAATTCCTAGAGGGAGAAGAAGTGTCTATCCTCACCCTCACCGATGGGATCAGTTTTCGTTCCCTGCTACCCGCCCAAGATCACAAGCGGATCGGTGAAGGCGATACCGGCAAAAATACCGGCGGTATGGGAGTTTATGCCCCCGCACCCATAGCCACCGCCGCCATTATCGAAGCGGTAAACCGAGACATCCTCGCCCCCATCGTCGCCACCCTGCAAAAACGCGGCATTGACTATCGGGGAGTCCTCTACGCGGGTTTAATGATTTCCCCCGCCGGAGAGCCAAAAGTTCTCGAATTTAACTGTCGTTTTGGCGATCCCGAAACCCAAGCGGTTTTACCCCTACTGGAAACTCCCCTGGCACCGCTGCTGCTGGCTTGCGCTCAACAAAAATTAACTGATTTCCCCTCTTTACAATGGCGATCCGGTAGTGCCGTTTGTGTGGTGGCCGCGTCTGCCGGTTATCCCGACCACTACGAAAAAGGCCAGTTAATCACTGGAATTAAGGCAGCTGAAACCGCGGGAGCGATCGTTTTCCACGCCGGCACGGTTTTAAAACACGGCGATATCTTCACCGATGGCGGCCGCGTCTTGGGTGTCACGGCTATGGGAGCTAATTTTAATCAGGCGATCGAACTTGCCTATCAATCGGTGAAAAGGATACACTTTCAGGGCATCTATTATCGTCGTGATATCGGCCACCGGGTAAGGGAAAAATAA
- a CDS encoding RNA-guided endonuclease InsQ/TnpB family protein yields MLVVEAKLKNGTPEQYHQLDEAIKTSQFVRNYCVRYWQSNQGTTRNDLQKLCAVLANNKETPWVNKLNSQARQSAADRAWQSINRFYQNCHAKIPGKKGFPRFKKHSRSVEYKLTGYKLSDERHQIKFTDGFKAGEFDLWCSQKTLVYYSEQQIKRVRVVRRADGYYCQFLIDVERQEYHKPTGQITGIDLGLKEFYTDAQGNTVENPRYLSKSEKRLKKAQRRLSKRFRQVNKQSKNYHKQRIKVARLHLKVSRQRKDKAIKDALALVQSNDLVVYEALKVRNLVKNRKLSKSISDASWYQFTEWLNYFAKIYRIVCVAVPPHFTSQDCSVCGTRVQKTLSTRTHQCPNCQTVLDRDHNAAINILKKGLQYLGNYLNGTVGQTETDPNDLGESGLWIFSGDIENLSCLVEQGISDSDRSRIPRHSVA; encoded by the coding sequence ATGCTAGTCGTAGAAGCAAAGCTAAAAAACGGAACCCCAGAGCAATATCACCAGCTTGATGAAGCTATCAAAACTTCTCAGTTTGTGCGTAACTATTGTGTTCGTTATTGGCAGTCCAATCAAGGGACAACCCGCAATGATCTCCAAAAACTTTGTGCGGTACTAGCTAACAATAAAGAGACCCCATGGGTTAATAAATTAAACTCTCAAGCTCGTCAATCGGCTGCTGATAGAGCCTGGCAATCAATTAATCGGTTTTACCAGAATTGTCATGCTAAGATACCAGGGAAAAAGGGTTTTCCTCGGTTCAAAAAGCATAGTCGTTCGGTTGAGTATAAACTAACAGGCTACAAACTATCTGATGAGCGACATCAAATTAAGTTTACTGATGGTTTTAAAGCAGGAGAATTTGATTTATGGTGTAGTCAAAAAACCTTAGTTTATTATTCAGAACAACAGATTAAACGGGTAAGAGTTGTTAGACGTGCTGACGGTTATTATTGTCAGTTTTTGATTGACGTAGAACGGCAAGAATACCATAAACCAACGGGACAAATAACAGGAATTGACTTAGGGTTAAAAGAGTTTTATACTGACGCTCAAGGCAATACTGTAGAGAATCCACGTTATTTAAGCAAGTCAGAAAAACGACTGAAAAAAGCACAAAGGAGATTATCAAAACGATTTCGTCAAGTAAACAAACAGTCTAAAAACTATCACAAGCAACGGATAAAAGTAGCTAGGCTTCATCTTAAAGTATCAAGACAACGTAAAGACAAAGCAATTAAAGACGCTTTGGCGTTAGTCCAGTCTAATGATCTGGTAGTCTATGAGGCTTTAAAGGTAAGAAACTTAGTCAAAAACCGTAAGCTATCTAAGTCGATTTCTGATGCTTCTTGGTATCAATTCACTGAATGGTTGAATTATTTTGCCAAGATTTATCGGATTGTCTGTGTTGCTGTACCACCGCATTTCACTTCTCAAGATTGTTCAGTTTGTGGGACGAGAGTTCAAAAAACATTAAGTACTAGAACTCATCAATGTCCTAATTGTCAAACAGTCTTGGATAGGGATCATAATGCAGCAATAAATATTCTTAAAAAAGGGTTGCAATATTTGGGAAATTATCTCAACGGTACTGTTGGGCAAACAGAAACCGACCCAAACGACTTGGGAGAGTCCGGTCTCTGGATTTTCAGTGGAGACATTGAGAATCTAAGCTGTCTCGTTGAACAAGGAATTTCCGATAGTGATAGGTCAAGAATCCCCCGTCACAGCGTAGCTTGA
- a CDS encoding UDP-N-acetylmuramoyl-tripeptide--D-alanyl-D-alanine ligase has protein sequence MAFHLSLNQLAQLLSLQDNGDISFSPDSLVSGINTDSRSIESGQAFLALKGDNFNGHDFIDMAIEKGAATLIVDQPVSVNSSSNIPVFLVHNTLETYQQLAHWWRNQFTIPVIAITGSVGKTTTKELIASVLATQGKVHKTLANYNNEIGVPKTLLELDETHNSAVIEMGMRGRGEIALLAQITRPTIAVITNVGTAHIGRLGSEAAIAEAKCELLAESPSSSIAVLNYDHPLLTETAKRVWQGETITYGFSGGDIVGELLDLTTLRVNGLDFNLPLSGRHHALNFMAALAVAKILGIDWTSLQEGIKVNLPSGRAKRYQLATDILLLDETYNAGLESMLAALDLLKATPGQRHIAVLGTMKELGSFSEQLHRQVGERVQKLGIDRLFVLVDDPEAKFIAEAATAVDCECFQTHADLINRLKEVIDFGDRILCKASHSVGLNRVVEELIQ, from the coding sequence ATGGCCTTTCATTTATCCCTCAATCAACTAGCTCAATTATTGTCCTTACAAGATAATGGTGACATAAGTTTTAGTCCCGATAGTTTAGTATCTGGCATTAATACTGATAGCCGTAGTATTGAGTCAGGACAAGCATTTTTGGCCTTAAAAGGTGATAATTTTAATGGTCATGATTTTATCGATATGGCTATCGAAAAAGGAGCGGCAACCTTGATTGTCGATCAGCCAGTTTCGGTAAATTCCTCTAGTAATATTCCTGTATTCCTAGTCCATAATACCCTAGAAACCTATCAGCAATTAGCCCATTGGTGGCGGAATCAATTTACTATACCCGTGATTGCTATTACGGGATCGGTGGGGAAAACCACGACTAAAGAATTAATCGCTTCGGTATTAGCAACCCAGGGAAAGGTACATAAAACCCTGGCTAATTATAACAATGAGATCGGAGTGCCGAAAACTCTCCTCGAACTGGATGAAACTCACAATAGTGCCGTAATCGAGATGGGAATGCGGGGACGGGGAGAAATTGCCCTGCTCGCTCAAATCACCCGACCGACGATCGCAGTGATTACTAATGTGGGAACCGCTCACATCGGTCGTTTAGGGTCGGAAGCAGCGATCGCAGAGGCCAAATGCGAGTTATTGGCCGAGTCGCCTTCTAGTAGTATAGCTGTTCTTAACTACGATCACCCTTTACTTACCGAAACAGCTAAACGGGTATGGCAGGGGGAAACAATTACCTATGGCTTCTCTGGCGGCGATATAGTCGGGGAATTACTGGATTTAACTACTTTACGAGTAAATGGACTAGATTTTAACTTACCTTTATCCGGTCGTCATCATGCTTTAAATTTTATGGCGGCCTTGGCCGTAGCGAAAATTTTAGGCATCGATTGGACTTCTTTGCAAGAGGGAATTAAAGTTAATTTACCCAGTGGTCGGGCCAAACGTTACCAATTAGCAACCGATATCCTACTCCTCGATGAAACCTATAACGCGGGTCTAGAATCAATGTTAGCGGCCTTGGATTTACTGAAAGCTACCCCCGGTCAGCGTCATATTGCTGTTTTAGGCACGATGAAGGAGTTAGGGTCTTTTTCGGAGCAATTACATCGCCAAGTCGGTGAGAGGGTGCAAAAACTAGGCATAGATCGCTTGTTTGTCTTGGTAGATGACCCGGAAGCTAAGTTTATTGCTGAGGCGGCTACTGCGGTCGATTGCGAATGTTTTCAAACTCACGCAGATTTAATTAATCGTTTAAAGGAAGTGATCGATTTCGGCGATCGCATTTTATGTAAAGCTTCCCATTCCGTCGGTTTAAATCGGGTGGTGGAGGAGTTAATTCAGTGA
- a CDS encoding IS5-like element ISMae4 family transposase has protein sequence MFISKIMDYQNLSDEQFKRRFGVYKQTYRKMVESVKSVEADSNSPSKRGPKPKLSIEEQVLVTLEYWREYRTYFHIGTSWELSESTICRIVNKTEKMLLQSGNFRLKGKKALLNQAEIPVITVMDVTETPIERPQKKQKDFFSGKRGYHTLKSQLVADQNTEEIICVFCGKGRGHDFSLFKKSRVRFHPLTTSIEDSGYQGIAAYHSNSYTPKKKSKNRKLTELEKEYNKALAKERIIIEHINRKLKIFKILSCKYRNRRRRYSLRVNLLAAIYNCELGIGIAAS, from the coding sequence ATGTTTATTAGCAAAATTATGGATTATCAAAACTTATCAGATGAACAATTCAAACGCCGTTTCGGTGTGTACAAACAAACATATAGAAAGATGGTAGAATCAGTAAAAAGTGTTGAAGCCGACTCTAATTCACCATCTAAAAGGGGACCGAAACCTAAACTATCTATAGAAGAACAAGTTTTAGTAACGTTAGAATATTGGCGAGAATATAGAACATATTTTCACATTGGTACAAGCTGGGAACTATCAGAATCAACTATATGTCGGATTGTAAATAAGACGGAAAAAATGCTTTTACAATCGGGAAACTTCCGTTTAAAAGGAAAAAAAGCTTTACTCAATCAAGCAGAGATACCGGTCATAACGGTAATGGATGTAACGGAAACTCCCATTGAACGCCCCCAAAAGAAACAGAAAGATTTTTTTTCGGGTAAAAGAGGTTATCATACTTTAAAATCCCAATTAGTAGCTGATCAAAATACAGAGGAAATTATCTGTGTCTTCTGTGGGAAAGGTAGAGGTCATGATTTTAGTTTATTTAAAAAAAGTCGAGTTCGTTTTCATCCTTTAACTACCAGCATAGAAGACAGTGGTTATCAGGGAATAGCTGCATACCATAGTAATAGTTATACACCGAAAAAGAAATCGAAAAATAGAAAATTAACAGAGTTAGAAAAAGAGTATAACAAGGCTTTAGCTAAAGAAAGGATTATCATTGAACATATAAATAGGAAACTCAAAATCTTTAAAATCTTATCCTGTAAATATCGGAATCGTCGTCGAAGATATAGTTTAAGAGTTAACTTGTTGGCGGCTATTTATAACTGTGAGTTAGGGATAGGTATAGCAGCTTCTTAA
- the hemJ gene encoding protoporphyrinogen oxidase HemJ translates to MAYYWFKAFHLIGVVVWFAGLFYLVRLFVYHAEAATETEPAQAILKAQYEIMEKRLYNIITTPGMIVTVAMAIGLISTEPEILKSGWLHIKLSFVALLLLYHFYCGRIMKKLEKGECNWTGQQFRALNEAPTLLLVVIVLLAVFKNQLPLDLTTWLIVALVVLMAVTIQLYAKKRRKDQEKLRQNTPQKEEVAIR, encoded by the coding sequence ATGGCTTACTATTGGTTTAAAGCATTTCACCTGATTGGGGTAGTTGTTTGGTTTGCGGGACTATTTTATTTGGTACGTTTGTTTGTCTATCACGCGGAGGCAGCAACAGAAACGGAACCCGCACAAGCTATTCTGAAAGCACAATACGAGATCATGGAGAAGCGACTCTACAATATCATTACCACACCGGGGATGATTGTCACCGTAGCCATGGCGATCGGTTTAATCTCCACAGAACCGGAAATTTTAAAATCGGGATGGTTACATATTAAATTATCCTTTGTGGCTCTTTTACTGCTCTATCATTTCTACTGTGGTCGCATCATGAAAAAGCTAGAAAAAGGGGAATGTAATTGGACGGGACAGCAATTTCGGGCCTTAAATGAAGCACCAACCCTGTTATTGGTAGTTATTGTCCTTTTGGCAGTATTTAAGAATCAATTACCCCTCGATTTGACCACTTGGTTAATTGTAGCTTTAGTGGTATTAATGGCGGTGACAATCCAACTTTATGCTAAAAAACGTCGCAAAGATCAAGAAAAACTTCGGCAAAATACTCCCCAAAAAGAAGAAGTAGCGATCAGGTAA